From the genome of Leguminivora glycinivorella isolate SPB_JAAS2020 chromosome Z, LegGlyc_1.1, whole genome shotgun sequence, one region includes:
- the LOC125241409 gene encoding sodium/potassium/calcium exchanger 3 isoform X3, producing MNTSDRDGYLQGRNCTPPAIDDFPAELFTESQRQHGAVVIHILISLYLFIALAVVCDKFFVPAVDRICHALNMSNDVAGATFMAAATSAPELFVNVIGTFITEGDIGVGTIVGSAVFNILAVAACCGIGAGMVVPLDWWPLTRDCLAYGITVSILICIMHDEYVLWYEAFLLVMLYGVYICIMYYDKSIQNFAKGSWKCLKNFMNKTDEKSDSVIEIKDSKTTSSTKIESPEHCQHNGNVKAIIPVYNNDKEYGKSQEDEQNKGISLDIERASDDIAYADDSPHHVPPETVKPASEEYEHSLWKFPFKRSWFTQTTWFVTWPIHLVFLFTIPDCEKPRFKNWFPLTFIMCIVWIGSLSYVVAWMITIIGDTLMIPDSVMGITFLAAGTSVPEAVSSVIVAKQGHGSMGISNSIGSNTFDILLCLGLPWLIKASLTPAEPGLYLVKINSMGLEYSAISLLSTLLMLYLTFWFNKYKLDAAVGRACLAMYALFLVLATLIELNVFFPVNVRTCRRAELKS from the exons ACGGGTACCTGCAGGGCCGCAACTGCACGCCGCCGGCCATCGACGACTTCCCCGCCGAGCTATTCACGGAGTCGCAGCGGCAGCACGGCGCCGTCGTCATCCACATCCTCATATCGCTGTACCTGTTCATCGCGCTGGCGGTCGTCTGCGACAAGTTCTTCGTGCCTGCGGTAGACAGAATATGCCACG CACTAAACATGAGCAACGACGTAGCGGGCGCCACGTTCATGGCGGCGGCGACGTCGGCCCCCGAGCTGTTCGTGAACGTCATCGGCACCTTCATCACGGAGGGCGACATCGGCGTCGGCACCATCGTCGGCTCCGCTGTCTTCAACATCCTGGCCGTCGCGGCCTGCTGTGGGATTGGGGCTGGAATG GTTGTCCCTCTCGACTGGTGGCCACTGACGAGAGATTGCCTCGCGTACGGAATCACCGTCTCCATCCTCATATGCATCATGCACGACGAATACGTGCTCTGGTACGAAGCTTTCCTCCTCGTCATGCTGTATGGAGTCTACATCTGCATTATGTATTACGATAAATCGATACAGAACTTTGCTAAAG GTAGTTGGAAGTGCCTGAAGAACTTTATGAATAAAACCGATGAAAAGTCAGACAGTGTTATAG aAATAAAAGATTCTAAAACCACGAGCTCGACTAAAATTGAATCACCGGAGCACTGTCAGCATAATGGCAATGTCAAAGCAATAATACCAGTTTACAATAACGATAAAGAATACGGAAAATCACAAGAAGATGAACAGAATAAAGGAATCAGCTTAGATATTGAGAGAGCAAGTGATGATATTGCTTATGCCGATGATAGTCCGCATCACGTGCCGCCGGAGACCGTCAAACCCGCTTCAGAGGAGTATGAACACTCTTTGTGGAAATTCCCGTTTAAAAGGAGTTGGTTTACGCAG ACCACATGGTTCGTCACCTGGCCCATTCACTTGGTGTTTTTGTTCACCATCCCGGATTGCGAGAAGCCACGTTTCAAAAATTGGTTTCCTTTAACATTCATTATGTGCATCGTGTGGATTGGATCTCTGTCTTATGTAGTCGCTTGGATGATAACTATAATAG ggGATACACTGATGATACCTGATTCCGTGATGGGTATAACGTTCCTGGCTGCCGGGACGTCGGTGCCTGAGGCCGTGTCGAGTGTTATCGTGGCTAAGCAAG GGCACGGATCAATGGGGATCAGTAATTCGATCGGTTCGAACACATTCGACATCCTGCTGTGCCTGGGGCTCCCGTGGCTCATCAAGGCGTCGCTCACACCTGCCGAACCTGGACTCTATCTG GTAAAAATTAACTCAATGGGGCTGGAGTACTCTGCGATATCACTGCTGTCGACGCTTCTGATGCTGTATTTGACGTTTTGGTTCAACAAGTATAAGCTGGACGCGGCGGTGGGGCGCGCCTGCCTGGCCATGTACGCCCTGTTCCTGGTGCTGGCCACTCTCATCGAGCTCAACGTCTTCTTCCCGGTCAACGTGCGGACCTGCAGGAGAGCGGAGCTCAAGTCCTAG
- the LOC125241409 gene encoding sodium/potassium/calcium exchanger 3 isoform X1, translated as MKLEKHISPAVRVAAIESEYSGSCVTPAWPSRGRSQSPFTADGYLQGRNCTPPAIDDFPAELFTESQRQHGAVVIHILISLYLFIALAVVCDKFFVPAVDRICHALNMSNDVAGATFMAAATSAPELFVNVIGTFITEGDIGVGTIVGSAVFNILAVAACCGIGAGMVVPLDWWPLTRDCLAYGITVSILICIMHDEYVLWYEAFLLVMLYGVYICIMYYDKSIQNFAKGSWKCLKNFMNKTDEKSDSVIEIKDSKTTSSTKIESPEHCQHNGNVKAIIPVYNNDKEYGKSQEDEQNKGISLDIERASDDIAYADDSPHHVPPETVKPASEEYEHSLWKFPFKRSWFTQTTWFVTWPIHLVFLFTIPDCEKPRFKNWFPLTFIMCIVWIGSLSYVVAWMITIIGDTLMIPDSVMGITFLAAGTSVPEAVSSVIVAKQGHGSMGISNSIGSNTFDILLCLGLPWLIKASLTPAEPGLYLVKINSMGLEYSAISLLSTLLMLYLTFWFNKYKLDAAVGRACLAMYALFLVLATLIELNVFFPVNVRTCRRAELKS; from the exons ACGGGTACCTGCAGGGCCGCAACTGCACGCCGCCGGCCATCGACGACTTCCCCGCCGAGCTATTCACGGAGTCGCAGCGGCAGCACGGCGCCGTCGTCATCCACATCCTCATATCGCTGTACCTGTTCATCGCGCTGGCGGTCGTCTGCGACAAGTTCTTCGTGCCTGCGGTAGACAGAATATGCCACG CACTAAACATGAGCAACGACGTAGCGGGCGCCACGTTCATGGCGGCGGCGACGTCGGCCCCCGAGCTGTTCGTGAACGTCATCGGCACCTTCATCACGGAGGGCGACATCGGCGTCGGCACCATCGTCGGCTCCGCTGTCTTCAACATCCTGGCCGTCGCGGCCTGCTGTGGGATTGGGGCTGGAATG GTTGTCCCTCTCGACTGGTGGCCACTGACGAGAGATTGCCTCGCGTACGGAATCACCGTCTCCATCCTCATATGCATCATGCACGACGAATACGTGCTCTGGTACGAAGCTTTCCTCCTCGTCATGCTGTATGGAGTCTACATCTGCATTATGTATTACGATAAATCGATACAGAACTTTGCTAAAG GTAGTTGGAAGTGCCTGAAGAACTTTATGAATAAAACCGATGAAAAGTCAGACAGTGTTATAG aAATAAAAGATTCTAAAACCACGAGCTCGACTAAAATTGAATCACCGGAGCACTGTCAGCATAATGGCAATGTCAAAGCAATAATACCAGTTTACAATAACGATAAAGAATACGGAAAATCACAAGAAGATGAACAGAATAAAGGAATCAGCTTAGATATTGAGAGAGCAAGTGATGATATTGCTTATGCCGATGATAGTCCGCATCACGTGCCGCCGGAGACCGTCAAACCCGCTTCAGAGGAGTATGAACACTCTTTGTGGAAATTCCCGTTTAAAAGGAGTTGGTTTACGCAG ACCACATGGTTCGTCACCTGGCCCATTCACTTGGTGTTTTTGTTCACCATCCCGGATTGCGAGAAGCCACGTTTCAAAAATTGGTTTCCTTTAACATTCATTATGTGCATCGTGTGGATTGGATCTCTGTCTTATGTAGTCGCTTGGATGATAACTATAATAG ggGATACACTGATGATACCTGATTCCGTGATGGGTATAACGTTCCTGGCTGCCGGGACGTCGGTGCCTGAGGCCGTGTCGAGTGTTATCGTGGCTAAGCAAG GGCACGGATCAATGGGGATCAGTAATTCGATCGGTTCGAACACATTCGACATCCTGCTGTGCCTGGGGCTCCCGTGGCTCATCAAGGCGTCGCTCACACCTGCCGAACCTGGACTCTATCTG GTAAAAATTAACTCAATGGGGCTGGAGTACTCTGCGATATCACTGCTGTCGACGCTTCTGATGCTGTATTTGACGTTTTGGTTCAACAAGTATAAGCTGGACGCGGCGGTGGGGCGCGCCTGCCTGGCCATGTACGCCCTGTTCCTGGTGCTGGCCACTCTCATCGAGCTCAACGTCTTCTTCCCGGTCAACGTGCGGACCTGCAGGAGAGCGGAGCTCAAGTCCTAG
- the LOC125241409 gene encoding sodium/potassium/calcium exchanger 3 isoform X2, translating to MSNDVAGATFMAAATSAPELFVNVIGTFITEGDIGVGTIVGSAVFNILAVAACCGIGAGMVVPLDWWPLTRDCLAYGITVSILICIMHDEYVLWYEAFLLVMLYGVYICIMYYDKSIQNFAKGSWKCLKNFMNKTDEKSDSVIEIKDSKTTSSTKIESPEHCQHNGNVKAIIPVYNNDKEYGKSQEDEQNKGISLDIERASDDIAYADDSPHHVPPETVKPASEEYEHSLWKFPFKRSWFTQTTWFVTWPIHLVFLFTIPDCEKPRFKNWFPLTFIMCIVWIGSLSYVVAWMITIIGDTLMIPDSVMGITFLAAGTSVPEAVSSVIVAKQGHGSMGISNSIGSNTFDILLCLGLPWLIKASLTPAEPGLYLVKINSMGLEYSAISLLSTLLMLYLTFWFNKYKLDAAVGRACLAMYALFLVLATLIELNVFFPVNVRTCRRAELKS from the exons ATGAGCAACGACGTAGCGGGCGCCACGTTCATGGCGGCGGCGACGTCGGCCCCCGAGCTGTTCGTGAACGTCATCGGCACCTTCATCACGGAGGGCGACATCGGCGTCGGCACCATCGTCGGCTCCGCTGTCTTCAACATCCTGGCCGTCGCGGCCTGCTGTGGGATTGGGGCTGGAATG GTTGTCCCTCTCGACTGGTGGCCACTGACGAGAGATTGCCTCGCGTACGGAATCACCGTCTCCATCCTCATATGCATCATGCACGACGAATACGTGCTCTGGTACGAAGCTTTCCTCCTCGTCATGCTGTATGGAGTCTACATCTGCATTATGTATTACGATAAATCGATACAGAACTTTGCTAAAG GTAGTTGGAAGTGCCTGAAGAACTTTATGAATAAAACCGATGAAAAGTCAGACAGTGTTATAG aAATAAAAGATTCTAAAACCACGAGCTCGACTAAAATTGAATCACCGGAGCACTGTCAGCATAATGGCAATGTCAAAGCAATAATACCAGTTTACAATAACGATAAAGAATACGGAAAATCACAAGAAGATGAACAGAATAAAGGAATCAGCTTAGATATTGAGAGAGCAAGTGATGATATTGCTTATGCCGATGATAGTCCGCATCACGTGCCGCCGGAGACCGTCAAACCCGCTTCAGAGGAGTATGAACACTCTTTGTGGAAATTCCCGTTTAAAAGGAGTTGGTTTACGCAG ACCACATGGTTCGTCACCTGGCCCATTCACTTGGTGTTTTTGTTCACCATCCCGGATTGCGAGAAGCCACGTTTCAAAAATTGGTTTCCTTTAACATTCATTATGTGCATCGTGTGGATTGGATCTCTGTCTTATGTAGTCGCTTGGATGATAACTATAATAG ggGATACACTGATGATACCTGATTCCGTGATGGGTATAACGTTCCTGGCTGCCGGGACGTCGGTGCCTGAGGCCGTGTCGAGTGTTATCGTGGCTAAGCAAG GGCACGGATCAATGGGGATCAGTAATTCGATCGGTTCGAACACATTCGACATCCTGCTGTGCCTGGGGCTCCCGTGGCTCATCAAGGCGTCGCTCACACCTGCCGAACCTGGACTCTATCTG GTAAAAATTAACTCAATGGGGCTGGAGTACTCTGCGATATCACTGCTGTCGACGCTTCTGATGCTGTATTTGACGTTTTGGTTCAACAAGTATAAGCTGGACGCGGCGGTGGGGCGCGCCTGCCTGGCCATGTACGCCCTGTTCCTGGTGCTGGCCACTCTCATCGAGCTCAACGTCTTCTTCCCGGTCAACGTGCGGACCTGCAGGAGAGCGGAGCTCAAGTCCTAG